From the genome of Eucalyptus grandis isolate ANBG69807.140 chromosome 2, ASM1654582v1, whole genome shotgun sequence, one region includes:
- the LOC104432273 gene encoding F-box protein PP2-B15, which produces MDSLPEHCISVILALTSPEDVCRLAQVSRTFRSAAQSDVIWEGFLPPDCKTLLARLVRPLKFSSKKELYLSLCQPQLVDSGRKSFKLEKLSGKISYVLSARELSIAWSDVPTHWTWKFVPDSRFQEVAELRTTHWLEIEGRMPTAMLSQNTLYEAYLIMKISHRAYGLDVMPSQASIELKNQVVFTSTAILQQGHQESRNKQEPGVEGEEKVPMEREDGWMEVELGEFFNGGYGGDHHEVVKVSFKEVKGYQLKGGLVIEGLEVRPKRIV; this is translated from the exons ATGGACTCATTGCCAGAACACTGCATCTCTGTGATTCTCGCCCTCACATCCCCTGAAGACGTATGCAGGCTCGCTCAAGTGTCGCGCACTTTCCGATCAGCTGCTCAGTCCGACGTCATCTGGGAAGGCTTCTTGCCGCCTGACTGCAAAACCCTGCTCGCAAGGTTGGTGAGGCCCCTCAAGTTCAGTTCCAAGAAGGAGCTCTACCTCAGCTTGTGCCAACCTCAGCTCGTTGACTCCGGGAGAAAG AGCTTCAAGCTGGAGAAATTGTCTGGGAAGATATCGTATGTGCTGTCTGCAAGAGAGCTTTCCATAGCATGGAGCGATGTCCCCACGCACTGGACCTGGAAATTTGTGCCCGATTCGAG ATTTCAGGAAGTGGCGGAGCTCAGAACAACACATTGGCTGGAGATCGAAGGCCGAATGCCCACCGCAATGCTATCCCAAAACACTCTCTATGAAGCCTATCTCATCATGAAAATCTCTCACCGTGCATACGGGCTAGATGTGATGCCATCACAAGCATCAATCGAGTTGAAAAACCAGGTAGTGTTCACAAGCACAGCAATTCTGCAGCAAGGCCATCAAGAAAGCAGAAACAAGCAAGAACCGGGGGTTGAAGGTGAAGAGAAAGTCCCGATGGAAAGAGAAGATGGGTGGATGGAGGTTGAGCTTGGAGAGTTCTTCAATGGCGGATATGGCGGAGATCATCATGAGGTGGTGAAGGTGAGCTTCAAGGAGGTGAAGGGTTATCAACTGAAGGGAGGGCTTGTCATTGAAGGCCTTGAAGTGAGGCCTAAAAGAATTGTGTGA
- the LOC104432274 gene encoding F-box protein At2g02240-like, with protein sequence MRTPMDSLPEHCVSTILALKSPKDACKPARVSRAFQSAAQSDVVWDGFLPSDCDAVLARLLRPPQVRFRGGALPQLIDSGRKRFKLERSSGKISYVPSARELSIAWSDVPMYWTWKFVPDSRFQATKHEHVLGAFVSCRALRDVLDTHGWVCKCEGKKIVKKGDGRWRQGQGSGGEATSNGKATIARRRAATVMP encoded by the exons ATGAGAACACCAATGGACTCGTTGCCTGAACACTGCGTTTCTACTATTCTCGCCCTCAAATCCCCTAAAGACGCATGCAAGCCCGCTCGGGTATCGCGCGCTTTCCAATCAGCCGCTCAGTCCGATGTTGTCTGGGACGGTTTCTTGCCGTCCGACTGTGATGCCGTACTCGCAAGGCTGCTGAGGCCCCCTCAAGTTCGGTTCCGAGGAGGAGCTCTACCTCAGCTCATTGATTCCGGAAGAAAG AGGTTCAAGCTGGAGAGATCGTCTGGGAAGATATCGTATGTGCCGTCTGCAAGAGAGCTTTCCATAGCATGGAGCGATGTACCCATGTATTGGACCTGGAAATTTGTGCCCGATTCGAG ATTTCAGGCTACAAAGCACGAACACGTTCTAGGAGCTTTTGTGTCATGTCGGGCACTCCGAGATGTGTTGGACACGCATG GTTGGGTCTGCAAGTgcgaaggaaagaaaattgttaaaaaaggCGACGGAAGGTGGAGGCAAGGGCAAGGGAGTGGAGGCGAGGCCACGAGCAATGGCAAGGCCACGATTGCAAGGAGGAGGGCCGCGACTGTGATGCCATGA
- the LOC104434699 gene encoding LOW QUALITY PROTEIN: iridoid oxidase (The sequence of the model RefSeq protein was modified relative to this genomic sequence to represent the inferred CDS: inserted 3 bases in 2 codons), with protein MNKWYMLFNEVKEGYEDHNYTRATQKRKVRNSSKLSQWSISLFWLGLLLPALLVFLLNRRKRTKLPPQPPAWPVIGNILDLGTMAHQNLHNLRAKHGPVLWLKLGSVNTMAIQSAQAAMELFKGHDFVFADRKCPHALTALGYDQGSLAVGRYGDYWRALRRLCSAELFVNKRVNDTAHLRQKCVDSMVMYIEEEMAVKQATKEQGIDLSHFLFLLAFNVVGNMVLSXLDPKSKDGPEFYDAMNLVMEWAGKPNVADFMPWLKWLDPQGIKASMAKDMGRAMKIAEGFVKERLEERKLREEMRTTNDFLDTLLDYEGDGKEGPHKISSQNINIIILEMFFAGSETTSSTIEWAMAELLRQPESMKKAKDEIDQVVGLNRKLEENDTENMPFLQAVVKETLRLHPXVPLLLPRNALKETKFMGFDIPKDTQVFVNAWSIGRDPDAWEDPLAFKPKRFMGSKIDCKGQNFELIPFGSGRRICIGLSLADRVLHLGLATLLYHFDWELGDGSTPKTLDMKERVGIIQRKLHPLKVIPKKRSM; from the exons ATGAACAAATGGTACATGCTATTCAATGAGGTCAAAGAGGGATACGAGGATCACAACTATACAAGAGCTACACAG AAGCGTAAGGTGAGAAATAGCTCAAAGCTTAGCCAATGGAGTATTTCGCTCTTTTGGctcggcctcctcctcccgGCACTTCTAGTTTTCCTTCTCAACCGTCGGAAGCGCACCAAGCTTCCCCCTCAGCCACCAGCATGGCCCGTGATCGGCAACATCCTCGACCTCGGGACCATGGCGCACCAGAACCTCCACAACCTCCGAGCCAAGCATGGGCCTGTCTTGTGGTTGAAGCTCGGTTCCGTGAACACCATGGCGATCCAATCAGCTCAAGCGGCCATGGAGTTATTCAAGGGCCATGACTTCGTGTTCGCGGACCGCAAATGTCCCCATGCGCTTACTGCTCTTGGCTATGACCAAGGCTCGCTCGCTGTTGGTCGTTATGGTGACTACTGGCGCGCTCTCCGGCGTCTCTGCTCCGCGGAGCTCTTCGTGAACAAGCGCGTCAACGATACGGCCCACCTCAGGCAAAAGTGTGTCGACAGCATGGTCATGTATATAGAGGAAGAAATGGCAGTCAAACAAGCAACAAAAG agCAAGGAATCGACTTATCTCACTTCCTCTTTCTCCTGGCGTTTAATGTGGTGGGCAACATGGTGCTCTC CTTGGACCCAAAATCGAAGGATGGGCCCGAGTTCTACGACGCCATGAACCTGGTCATGGAATGGGCCGGCAAGCCCAACGTGGCAGACTTCATGCCATGGTTGAAATGGTTGGATCCGCAGGGGATCAAGGCAAGCATGGCGAAGGACATGGGTCGGGCCATGAAGATTGCCGAAGGCTTTGTGAAAGAGAGGTTGGAGGAGCGAAAGCTAAGGGAAGAGATGAGAACAACCAATGATTTCTTGGACACATTATTGGATTATGAGGGCGATGGAAAAGAAGGCCCTCACAAAATCTCTTCCCAGAAcatcaatataatcattttg GAAATGTTTTTCGCCGGATCGGAGACTACAAGTAGCACCATTGAGTGGGCGATGGCAGAGCTACTCCGCCAACCCGAGTCAATGAAAAAGGCCAAAGATGAGATTGACCAGGTTGTGGGGTTGAACAGAAAGCTCGAAGAAAATGACACAGAAAATATGCCATTTTTGCAAGCCGTGGTGAAGGAAACCCTAAGATTGCATC CAGTACCTTTACTTCTCCCACGAAATGCTCTAAAGGAAACCAAATTCATGGGTTTTGATATACCCAAAGATACCCAGGTTTTCGTGAATGCATGGAGCATTGGAAGAGACCCCGATGCTTGGGAGGACCCATTGGCATTCAAACCAAAGAGGTTCATGGGATCTAAAATTGACTGCAAGGGTCAAAACTTTGAGCTAATTCCATTTGGATCAGGCAGAAGAATATGCATCGGACTTTCATTGGCGGATAGGGTGCTTCATCTTGGTCTTGCAACACTGCTTTACCATTTCGATTGGGAGCTAGGCGATGGTTCAACTCCAAAGACCCTCGACATGAAAGAGCGGGTGGGAATAATACAAAGAAAGCTACATCCTTTGAAAGTGATACCTAAAAAACGTAGCATGTGA
- the LOC104435107 gene encoding F-box protein VBF produces the protein MSHRAYGLDVMPSQASIELQNQVVFTSAAILQQNHRGNRNKQGPGVEGEEKVPMEREDGWMEVELGEFLDGGCGGNHHEVVKVRFKEVKGYQLKGGLVIKGDEVRAKRIA, from the coding sequence ATGTCTCACCGTGCATATGGGCTAGATGTGATGCCATCACAAGCATCAATCGAGTTGCAAAACCAGGTGGTGTTCACAAGCGCAGCAATTCTGCAGCAAAACCATCGAGGAAACAGAAACAAGCAAGGACCGGGGGTTGAAGGTGAAGAGAAAGTCCCGATGGAAAGAGAAGACGGCTGGATGGAGGTTGAGCTTGGAGAGTTCCTCGACGGCGGATGTGGTGGCAATCATCACGAGGTCGTGAAGGTGAGATTCAAGGAGGTGAAGGGATATCAACTGAAGGGAGGGCTTGTTATTAAAGGCGATGAAGTTAGGGCTAAGAGAATTGCGTGA